The Mercurialis annua linkage group LG2, ddMerAnnu1.2, whole genome shotgun sequence genome contains a region encoding:
- the LOC126668608 gene encoding uncharacterized protein LOC126668608, whose translation MAFHKEDVESIISIPLAKSEQVDRWHYDKEGGYTVRSGYRVAVSMQNKCSNFSPEGNIRWWKLISRGMDINCNCMCCKNCPETVMHTVWFCRKAREVWDMWPVVRKICPKKDWNSKNLLLQAYSTLNKHDFSIFMIILWLIWHNRNCLLFGRQGKTASQVPDWAMAYAEEYMGKELKKSQDPSSGSIHRRGSDDARWIPSREYSFSVNVDAGFNKQQQVFSSGAVIRNWRGEVVIAGSRKYEGMVDVQIGEAIAIRDGLSMALEANLTPFSIKSDAKVVVDFFNNKQKSWNEVALLKEDCVRLASNYQCTGYQFVSRNANKVAHFLARRALQGSEFQNIWVEYVLPEILQFVLADYSLGHVWFME comes from the exons ATGGCTTTTCATAAGGAGGATGTTGAGAGCATTATAAGTATTCCACTGGCTAAATCTGAGCAGGTGGATAGGTGGCACTATGACAAAGAAGGAGGTTATACTGTTAGGAGTGGTTATAGGGTGGCAGTAAGCATGCAGAATAAATGTTCTAATTTTAGTCCCGAGGGCAATATTAGATGGTGGAA gttaattagTAGAGGCATGGATATTAATTGTAATTGTATGTGCTGTAAGAATTGCCCAGAAACAGTTATGCATACAGTTTGGTTCTGCAGGAAGGCCAGGGAAGTATGGGATATGTGGCCTGTTGTGCGTAAAATTTGCCCTAAGAAGGATTGGAATTCTAAAAATCTACTGCTTCAGGCTTATTCAACTCTAAATAAGCATGACTTTAGTATTTTTATGATCATCCTGTGGCTAATTTGGCATAATAGGAACTGTTTGTTATTTGGAAGGCAGGGGAAGACTGCGAGTCAAGTTCCTGATTGGGCTATGGCTTATGCTGAGGAATATATGGGGAAGGAGTTGAAGAAGAGTCAGGACCCTAGTTCAGGAAGTATTCACAGGAGAGGATCTGATGATGCAAGATGGATACCTTCAAGAGAATACTCCTTCAGTGTTAATGTGGATGCCGGGTTTAATAAGCAACAACAGGTGTTTAGTTCTGGAGCGGTTATCAGAAACTGGAGAGGAGAAGTTGTTATTGCTGGAAGCAGGAAGTATGAAGGTATGGTGGATGTGCAGATTGGGGAAGCTATTGCAATCCGAGATGGTTTATCCATGGCTTTAGAGGCTAATCTAACTCCCTTTAGCATTAAATCTGATGCAAAGGTAGTAGTGGATTTCTTCAACAACAAACAAAAGTCTTGGAATGAAGTTGCTCTCTTAAAAGAAGACTGTGTGAGGTTAGCTAGCAATTATCAATGTACTGGGTATCAGTTTGTAAGCAGAAATGCTAATAAAGTGGCTCATTTTTTAGCTAGGAGAGCCCTTCAAGGGAGTGAGTTTCAGAATATATGGGTGGAGTATGTTCTCCCTGAGATTCTTCAATTTGTATTGGCTGATTACAGcttaggccatgtttggttcatggaatag
- the LOC126668610 gene encoding uncharacterized mitochondrial protein AtMg00310-like, protein MCKAKCEGGMGFKDLQSFNKALLAKQGWNLLKNPDSLLARIWKQRYFKDGNFLNAGCPRMASYTWKSLMWAREVLVEGLRWRVGSGRDILIYRDKWLPRESTFRVFSPPVLGLNARVSDLMAGDGI, encoded by the coding sequence ATGTGTAAAGCTAAGTGTGAAGGTGGTATGGGGTTTAAAGACCTGCAAAGCTTTAACAAGGCTCTACTGGCCAAGCAAGGCTGGAATCTGTTGAAGAACCCTGATTCTTTGTTGGCCAGAATATGGAAACAAAGGTATTTCAAAGATGGGAATTTTTTAAATGCAGGTTGTCCAAGAATGGCTTCTTATACTTGGAAGAGTTTGATGTGGGCTAGAGAGGTGCTAGTAGAAGGCCTGAGGTGGAGAGTGGGCTCAGGAAGAGACATTCTCATTTACAGAGATAAATGGCTTCCCAGGGAGTCAACTTTCAGGGTTTTTAGCCCTCCTGTGTTGGGTTTGAATGCCAGAGTTTCTGATCTTATGGCAGGAGATGGGATTTAG